A single Lolium perenne isolate Kyuss_39 chromosome 6, Kyuss_2.0, whole genome shotgun sequence DNA region contains:
- the LOC127307828 gene encoding nudix hydrolase 2 isoform X1: MGSTRDILVSAVSFLRRWQAMSFGFGMHFFGMAGTNNDINVLQRWLAEGQALAVNFEVNDHAYNKGYCLADGIYPTYATFVKTIPSPANEMEAYFATCQVLSVLLGCLSSVSPLSASAFGHPFLKSSIFGTGMILSKRTNAVTPGRPLLRTTDVLNAFEDEYGGVVVDPTFLPNTLNAFSASLRSSLSYWSQQGKRGVWLMILEGQADVVPIAIKEGFIYHHAEPGYVMLTCWLPDGPAALPSTSLHQIGVGAFVMNEKQEVLVVKERKCSSHCSGIWKIPTGFIDKYEDIFFGAVREVREETGIESCLLDVVAFRHAHQVTFDKSDILFICTLKPLSFDISVDESEIEAAQWMPLDEFINQPFHQEDEMRKAIVDICIAR, from the exons ATGGGATCTACAAGGGACATACTGGTGAGTGCTGTGTCATTCCTGAGGCGGTGGCAGGCCATGAGCtttggatttggcatgcatttttttggcatggcaggaacaaacaatgatatcaacgtgttgcagcgctGGCTAGCTGAGGGACAAGCTCTTGCCGTGAATTTTGAGGTAAACGACCACgcatacaacaaggggtactgtctagctgatggtatctacccgacgtatgctacatttgtgaagacaattccctctccggcaaacgagatggaagcttattttgcaacatgccaggtgttgagcgtgcttttggggtgcttgagcagcgtttcgccattgtcag CTTCAGCATTCGGACATCCTTTCTTAAAATCATCAATATTTGGAACTGGCATGATTTTGAGCAAGAGAACTAATGCTGTTACTCCTGGTAGGCCATTGCTTAGGACTACTGATGTGTTGAATGCCTTTGAAGATGAATATGGTGGAGTGGTAGTTGACCCTACCTTTTTACCAAATACATTGAATGCATTTTCTGCATCACTCCGGTCCTCACTATCTTATTGGAGTCAGCAG GGAAAGAGAGGGGTCTGGTTGATGATACTGGAAGGTCAAGCTGATGTAGTTCCAATTGCAATAAAG GAAGGGTTTATTTATCATCATGCAGAACCAGGGTATGTGATGTTAACTTGTTGGCTTCCAGATGGACCTGCTGCTTTGCCTTCCACCTCGCTGCATCAAATTGGTGTTGGAGCATTTGTCATGAACGAAAAACAAGAG GTGCTTGTTGTGAAAGAAAGAAAATGCTCATCACACTGTTCGGGCATCTGGAAGATCCCCACTGGTTTTATTGATAAG TATGAAGACATATTTTTTGGAGCCGTAAGAGAAGTTAGAGAAGAAACTGGG ATAGAAAGCTGCTTGCTGGATGTGGTCGCTTTCAG GCATGCACACCAAGTCACATTTGACAAGTCAGATATACTCTTTATATGCACACTGAAGCCGTTATCATTTGACATCTCTGTTGACGAATCAGAGATTGAAGCGGCACAG TGGATGCCACTTGACGAATTTATCAACCAACCGTTCCATCAGGAGGATGAAATGCGCAAGGCGATAGTTGACATATGCATAGCTAGATAA
- the LOC127307828 gene encoding nudix hydrolase 2 isoform X2 → MGSTRDILVSAVSFLRRWQAMSFGFGMHFFGMAGTNNDINVLQRWLAEGQALAVNFEVNDHAYNKGYCLADGIYPTYATFVKTIPSPANEMEAYFATCQVLSVLLGCLSSVSPLSASAFGHPFLKSSIFGTGMILSKRTNAVTPGRPLLRTTDVLNAFEDEYGGVVVDPTFLPNTLNAFSASLRSSLSYWSQQGKRGVWLMILEGQADVVPIAIKEGFIYHHAEPGYVMLTCWLPDGPAALPSTSLHQIGVGAFVMNEKQEVLVVKERKCSSHCSGIWKIPTGFIDKYEDIFFGAVREVREETGIESCLLDVVAFRHAHQVTFDKSDILFICTLKPLSFDISVDESEIEAAQEDEMRKAIVDICIAR, encoded by the exons ATGGGATCTACAAGGGACATACTGGTGAGTGCTGTGTCATTCCTGAGGCGGTGGCAGGCCATGAGCtttggatttggcatgcatttttttggcatggcaggaacaaacaatgatatcaacgtgttgcagcgctGGCTAGCTGAGGGACAAGCTCTTGCCGTGAATTTTGAGGTAAACGACCACgcatacaacaaggggtactgtctagctgatggtatctacccgacgtatgctacatttgtgaagacaattccctctccggcaaacgagatggaagcttattttgcaacatgccaggtgttgagcgtgcttttggggtgcttgagcagcgtttcgccattgtcag CTTCAGCATTCGGACATCCTTTCTTAAAATCATCAATATTTGGAACTGGCATGATTTTGAGCAAGAGAACTAATGCTGTTACTCCTGGTAGGCCATTGCTTAGGACTACTGATGTGTTGAATGCCTTTGAAGATGAATATGGTGGAGTGGTAGTTGACCCTACCTTTTTACCAAATACATTGAATGCATTTTCTGCATCACTCCGGTCCTCACTATCTTATTGGAGTCAGCAG GGAAAGAGAGGGGTCTGGTTGATGATACTGGAAGGTCAAGCTGATGTAGTTCCAATTGCAATAAAG GAAGGGTTTATTTATCATCATGCAGAACCAGGGTATGTGATGTTAACTTGTTGGCTTCCAGATGGACCTGCTGCTTTGCCTTCCACCTCGCTGCATCAAATTGGTGTTGGAGCATTTGTCATGAACGAAAAACAAGAG GTGCTTGTTGTGAAAGAAAGAAAATGCTCATCACACTGTTCGGGCATCTGGAAGATCCCCACTGGTTTTATTGATAAG TATGAAGACATATTTTTTGGAGCCGTAAGAGAAGTTAGAGAAGAAACTGGG ATAGAAAGCTGCTTGCTGGATGTGGTCGCTTTCAG GCATGCACACCAAGTCACATTTGACAAGTCAGATATACTCTTTATATGCACACTGAAGCCGTTATCATTTGACATCTCTGTTGACGAATCAGAGATTGAAGCGGCACAG GAGGATGAAATGCGCAAGGCGATAGTTGACATATGCATAGCTAGATAA
- the LOC127307825 gene encoding pentatricopeptide repeat-containing protein At1g51965, mitochondrial translates to MPRRVGTTYSGRIAAATPSPTGPSLTVTVSPTPPATPLDPRGHPLPRRHLVCAVARILRSPAAASPTPLADLADYLRGLRLTLTAAEASEVVKALSPDPALALAFFRFAPASLPGFRHDAFSYNRALALLFRTRADPGEALRLVAEMGRDGVAGNISTVNLLVGIGVEVAKCLDLAVKWGLRLNGYTYKCILQAHLRSREVSRGFQVYDEMRRKGYKLDIFAYNMLLDALAKAGMVDQAYKVFEDMKQKYCEPDAYTYTILIRMSGRAGKTSKFLLFFDEMVSKGCALNLIAYNTLIEALGKNKMVDKVIFVLSKMIKGDCQPNQFTYSITLDILATEGQLHRLNEVLDICDRYMNRSIYSYLVKSLCKSGHASEAHNVFCRMWNSCENGDREAFVSMLEVLCNSGKTLEAIDLLHMMPEKGIATDVSMYNMVFSVLGKLKQVSFITSLLEKMKANGIAPDLFTYNIMISSYGRVGLVDKASGLFEEMEASSCKPDVITYNSLINCLGKNGDLDEAHMLFKEMQEKGYDPDVFTYSILIECFGKSNKVDMACSLFDDMIAEGCIPNIVTYNILLDCLERRGKTAEADKYYETMKQQGLTPDSITYSILERLESRSQRTVRIRKPARVTGWVVSPLR, encoded by the exons ATGCCCCGCCGCGTCGGGACGACCTACTCCGGCCGCATCGCCGCCGCGACGCCATCACCTACGGGCCCCTCCCTCACCGTCACCGTCTCCCCAACTCCTCCCGCGACCCCCCTCGACCCGCGCGGCCACCCGCTCCCGCGCCGCCACCTCGTCTGCGCCGTCGCGCGCATCCTgcgctcccccgccgccgcctccccgacCCCGCTCGCCGACCTCGCCGACTACCTGCGCGGCCTCCGCCTCACGCTCACCGCCGCCGAGGCCTCCGAGGTCGTCAAGGCGCTCTCCCCGGACCCGGCCCTCGCGCTCGCTTTCTTCCGCTTCGCGCCCGCCTCCCTCCCGGGCTTCCGCCACGACGCCTTCTCCTACAACCGCGCCCTCGCCCTGCTCTTCCGCACCAGGGCGGACCCCGGCGAGGCGCTCAGGCTCGTCGCCGAGATGGGGCGGGACGGCGTCGCCGGCAACATCTCCACGGTCAACTTGCTCGTCGGGATCGGCGTGGAGGTGGCCAAGTGCCTCGACCTGGCCGTGAAGTGGGGGCTCAGGCTCAATGGGTACACCTACAAGTGCATTCTGCAGGCGCATTTGAGGAGCAGGGAAGTCTCCAGGGGCTTCCAGGTGTATGACGAAATGCGCAGGAAGGGCTACAAGCTCGATATATTTGCATATAACATGCTGCTTGATGCTCTCGCCAAGGCTGGCATG GTTGACCAAGCTTACAAAGTCTTTGAAGATATGAAACAGAAATACTGTGAGCCAGATGCATACACATATACTATACTAATTAGAATGTCTGGGAGGGCTGGGAAGACCTCTAAATTTCTCTTATTCTTTGATGAAATGGTATCAAAAGGATGTGCTCTTAACCTTATTGCTTATAATACTCTTATCGAGGCTCTTGGTAAGAACAAGATGGTGGACAAGGTAATTTTTGTACTTTCCAAAATGATCAAGGGTGACTGCCAGCCAAATCAATTCACATACAGCATTACACTGGATATTTTGGCAACAGAAGGACAACTGCATAGACTAAATGAGGTCCTGGATATCTGTGATAGATATATGAACAGATCAATTTATTCTTATTTGGTCAAGTCACTTTGCAAGTCTGGGCATGCCAGTGAGGCACACAATGTTTTCTGTCGTATGTGGAACTCCTGTGAAAATGGAGACAGGGAGGCTTTCGTCTCAATGCTTGAGGTGTTATGCAATTCAGGAAAAACATTAGAGGCTATAGATCTCCTACATATGATGCCTGAAAAAGGGATTGCTACAGATGTTAGCATGTACAATATGGTCTTTTCAGTCCTCGGAAAGCTTAAGCAGGTATCTTTCATAACCAGTCTACTTGAAAAGATGAAAGCTAATGGGATTGCTCCGGATCTTTTTACATACAATATTATGATATCAAGTTATGGTAGAGTTGGCTTAGTTGATAAGGCATCTGGATTGTTTGAAGAAATGGAAGCTAGCAGTTGTAAACCTGATGTCATCACTTACAATTCTTTGATAAACTGTCTTGGAAAAAACGGAGATCTCGATGAAGCGCACATGCTTTTCAAAGAGATGCAGGAGAAAGGATATGATCCGGATGTCTTCACCTACAGCATACTGATTGAATGCTTTGGAAAATCGAATAAGGTTGATATGGCATGCAGCTTATTTGATGACATGATTGCAGAGGGATGCATCCCTAATATTGTAACGTATAACATTTTACTTGATTGTTTGGAGAGGCGGGGGAAGACAGCAGAAGCTGATAAATATTATGAAACTATGAAGCAGCAAGGGCTAACTCCTGACTCAATAACTTACTCAATACTTGAGCGATTGGAAAGTAGATCTCAGAGAACAGTACGAATAAGAAAGCCAGCTCGGGTTACAGGTTGGGTCGTCAGTCCGCTAAGATGA
- the LOC127307826 gene encoding endoribonuclease YBEY, chloroplastic, which translates to MARLHHLLARALASHHLLRPSPLPFSARPTLPLHSPPPPPHPHPHTRSAPPFLAAASRYYGSPASRRRRRGSAPPMLPRRRRARRKGPSELSVQIGIEEALPDDPLILSIAEALRTDVGRAMKLAFHNLENSEYKTRDTSIRNVGTYNRVEVSLLLCDDGFIRRLNKEWRDEDHATDVLSMSQHIPGLDIPILQLGDLVISVETACRQAEERGHTLLDEMRILTVHGLLHLLGFDHELGKEAEEEMEKEEEQILSTLEWKGKGLIRSAYHFSTDMDHSENSDEANRDVEKMSLREGHHQPKLTHIVCDIDATLVDDEGHLRAESMEPLREAISRGVTVIMVTGRTRASTIATFKLLNMEGKDEFISENSPGVFLQGSLVYGGNGQLIYRANLDVDICKEACLYSLKNKTPLVVYCEEQCLTLFEHPSVDLLHTLHHETKVEVMPSVEDLLECSSIQKLLFLTNAEEDISVLIQHWSELTEGKACVVKAQPNALEIVPLNASKGGGIRVLLDHLGITEDSDLEAVGD; encoded by the exons ATGGCGCGGCTCCACCACCTCCTGGCCCGCGCGCTCGCCTCCCACCACCTACTCCGCCCGTCTCCGCTCCCTTTCTCAGCGCGGCCGACTCTCCCGCTgcactcgccgccgccgccgccgcatcccCATCCCCATACCCGCAGCGCACCCCCTTTCCTCGCCGCCGCCTCGCGGTACTACGGTTCACCCGCATCCAGACGGCGTCGGCGCGGTTCAGCCCCGCCGATGCTGCCGAGGCGGAGGCGGGCGAGGCGGAAGGGCCCGAGCGAGCTCAGCGTCCAGATCGGCATCGAAGAAGCCCTCCCCGACGACCCCCTAATCCTG AGTATCGCAGAGGCGCTTCGAACGGATGTTGGGAGGGCGATGAAGCTGGCATTCCACAATCTGGAGAACTCGGAGTACAAGACCAGGGACACTTCCATAAGAAATGTGGGTACCTACAACAGGGTCGAGGTCTCTCTGCTGCTCTGCGATGACGGTTTCATCAGGAGGCTGAACAAGGAATGGAGGGACGAGGACCATGCCACGGACGTCCTGTCGATGTCGCAGCATATCCCGGGCCTTGATATCCCCATC CTGCAGTTGGGTGACTTGGTAATTTCGGTCGAGACAGCCTGTCGGCAGGCAGAGGAAAGAGGCCACACGCTTCTTGATGAGATGAGAATTCTCACG GTGCATGGATTATTGCATTTATTGGGCTTTGATCATGAACTCGGCAAGGAGGCTGAAGAAGAGatggagaaggaagaagaacaaaTATTAAGTACTCTTGAATGGAAAGGGAAAGGACTCATTAGGAGTGCATATCATTTCAGTACCGATATGGATCATTCAGAAAATTCTGATG AGGCCAATAGAGATGTAGAGAAAATGAGCTTACGGGAGGGTCATCATCAGCCAAAACTGACCCATATAGTATGTGATATAGATG CTACTCTCGTGGATGATGAAGGACACCTGCGTGCAGAATCTATGGAACCTTTGAGAGAGGCTATATCACGGGGAGTAACTGTTATCATGGTTACTGGGAGG ACCCGGGCTTCCACCATAGCAACTTTCAAGCTTCTTAATATGGAAGGAAAAGATGAATTTATATCGGAGAATTCACCTGGTGTATTTCTACAG GGTTCACTTGTTTACGGAGGGAATGGCCAACTGATTTATAGAGCAAACTTGGATGTGGATATATGCAAGGAG GCATGTTTGTACTCCTTAAAGAATAAAACTCCTCTTGTTGTATACTGTGAGGAACAATGTTTGACCTTGTTTGAACATCCTTCTGTTGACTTGTTGCACACTCTGCACCATGAGACCAAG GTAGAAGTAATGCCTTCAGTTGAAGACCTCTTAGAATGTTCATCCATTCAG AAGTTGCTTTTCCTTACCAATGCGGAGGAAGATATATCTGTCCTAATACAGCATTGGTCAGAATTAACAGAAGGGAAAGCATGTGTTGTCAAAGCGCAGCCAAATGCACTTGAGATTGTTCCCCTTAATGCTTCTAAAGGTGGTGGTATCAGGGTGCTACTTGACCATCTTGGAATAACTGAAGAT TCTGATCTTGAGGCTGTTGGAGACTAA